DNA sequence from the Sceloporus undulatus isolate JIND9_A2432 ecotype Alabama chromosome 4, SceUnd_v1.1, whole genome shotgun sequence genome:
TTTATCCACTTGAACATCAGTAGTGGCATCCATTCCCcaaatcataaataaaaatatttgatatTAATTTTATTACACATATAATCAAAAAGCATTATGAGGAACGAGATATTTTGAATGGATACCTCACCCCAGAATTGGCATATTGACATATACTAGTTGTTGTACCCTCCATGTTATCAGTCTGAAGCCTAAAACAATTACATTTAATGTTGTTGGGGAAATGTGACTAATTCCAGCACATTGCATCCAATTAGATGTGTTTAATTTGTTGCACAAACAGAATAACAAGAGACTTTGAAATGGCAAACAACTTCAATGCTTGAGCTATTTTGACTTCAGAGTAAGTAGGAGTACTTTAATAGAAGGTCAACTATTCAAACCATGAATGGAAACACAAACAGAGAATGCCTATGAATTATTGAGTCTCCTTGACTTCATCATTTTCCCCCTGCAGCTTAGGGTCATTTAATGGCTGTTGGCGAGAGGAGTGCAAGTGTATACAGCCAACCCAAAGACATGAAACAAATGGCCTTCAGATGAAATCTAATGCCAGCAAAGCTCTCCACCCACTTTGAAAAGTTTGGCTACAAAATAAGGTCTTAAATTCCCTTTTATTAAACACAATTGGTTTATTGGCATCTCTGTATTGTCCTGATGGGATTTATAAAAATGTCACCAATCCAGAGACTTCCAGAGCCTCTGGCTTATTCCAAACAAGAACTGATAATAATGGTTATGCATACCTGAGATGATTTAATATCCTAATGGTCAAATTAAACATCTTTACCAAGAATGTCAAAAGCAACCATATTTCCTATACATGGGATTAATGCGTTGCATTCCATGTAGGACACAGAAGACTGTTGTTTATAGTATATTGTTACTTACGCAGAAGCAAGTCCCGTGTAATTTATTCTCCTGTgtaaatattttcattcacaaaACCTCGCTCTGTGTAAACAGGCATAAAATCAGGAGACATGGGAGCCAATGTGGTTTTTTAGGAAAGCCTTCAGCTTGACATAAATCTAGATTCCACAaactaggttaaaaaaaaattgggggagcACTGAAAAATGGAATCCATCATGTGTAATCTGAAAATAATGTAGAAGAAGATTAGGGACTTCAGATTGGCAAAAGAGGATTGAGCCCTCTAAGCGGGCTGGGAAGATcaattcaagaaagaaaagaaggaaggaaggagacagagggggagacagagaggcagggtggtggtggttgtattGATTCATATTAATTGATAaatagggctgcatccacactgcataaataatctggtttgacactgttttaactgtcatggctcaatgctatggaattctgggatttgtcatttgttgtggcaccagagctcttggagaGGGtgggctaaatatttcacaaaactatagttgccagaattccatagcagtgatccacagcagttaaaacgatgtcagactggattatttctgcaatgtggatgcagtctaaaAGGGGAAAGTGCATCCTGATTTCTGGGACAAGGATAGGCATATTTCACTgttgcaaattttattttatttgctaaaaCTTTTAAAGTATGTGAAATAGTGCTTGCATGTTACCAGAGCTTTCTCATAGTGACTGAATGCCATCCTCCCTAACATAGCAGTCATGAGTACCAGGATGGCACATTTGGATATCTCCCTTGTTGCCTCCAAAGCTTGATGTgccatcaattaaaaaaaataaaaatattttaaatatgtctcAGTTTAGGCTCAAAAAGATAAATCAGGGAGACAGAACTGAGGTCGAGAATGAGAAAAGCAAAGCCTGAAAGACTTACCCTACAACACTGTTAtagcgctattattccacttttattgccgCAGCTGcctcatgtggaatcctgggatttgtagtttagggacaggcatttagaattctcagccagagagctcttaggcctcactaaactacaaaccccagaatgccacaagaggcagccatagcagtaaaagtagaataatagtgctataacagtgtagtgtggttcAGTGTTCAGAATTCTTTACCATTCTGTAATATTCATTACTTTGTCTTTTCAAGACAGATAGAAAAGATGAAGCTTGAATCAGTGGCTAAAAGGAAATCTCTTTGTGGACAGCccttaaaaactattttttaatctAATATTTGACTAACTATAGCCCCCCTTGACCTGAAAACACATATGAGGTTATGGATTCTTCTGATTTTGCATCTCATAACTGAAACCAGTACATCTATATGGAAGTGGTACTACTCAGTTCTTCAGTTTTTCAATCATTTCTGAACTGTTTCTGGGTCAATAAAAGAGCTCAGATCCTCAAATCACATAAAGACTAAAATCAGGGCAGGCTTACTATTCCAAAACATTAAAGTATATCATCAAGCAGCTATTTTTGTTGctgtgatgcagtggtttcagATTTTCAGGTCAAGACAACTTTCATATGGAAAAGCAGCTTGATAAGTCCATCAACAGAATAGATCTGGTCTTATCAGCTTCAATAGGAAGATGTCATATAATTTGATCAGATATTCTATTGTTAAGATCTAGAAGGAACACAGACATATTCTTTCACTTGTGAATCTCCCTTAACTCCTGAAATCAATTGTTTGGCTTTGGGAAGAGCAAGAGACCTAGGTAAATATatactggaaaagaaaaaaacatgacagCCCTTAAGGGTGTTGAATCTAAAAGTGTTATAACTTCATTTGCTATAGCAAAAATCTAATTCTCAACTTCCATTATATCAATATCTCGATATTAGAGGTTTTATATAGAATATGGTTAGACACACTGGCAGTATTAGGGCTCTTTGAAATGGTAATGTCATCAAGTAGATAGGgttattttgaaaaatgcataaaatattgaTGAACAGATCAAGTGAGATGGTGGGTATGAAAGAATAATTGAGGTAAAAATTTAGGATATTAACACCAAGTTGAGGAACAGGAATATTTATATCTAAATTGACACTGAGGAACACTGGATGTGAAGTCAAgagaaaatttctataaaatcTTACATACAGTATGTGGTATTGGACTGTATTCTCTGGCAGGAGTTCTCAGGAGTCTGGAGATACAAAGAAAGTGATGTCAGGGTCTGAAGATGCCAAAAAAGTGATAAGTCAGATTCAAGTTCACCTacaaggagaaaaataatatttgggaaAACCTTTAGCACTTATAGGCATTTCCCACAATAAAGAGGATCAGAGAGGCAAACATTCTGTACAGAACAATCAGCCTGTTTGAGCAATGTTAATGCAATATGGAGTACAATTTGTAGCATATTTGCAGGTACCAAAGGCTTACAGAAGTGATTAATTGCAGGCGTTATATATGAAATATTGTAGCATAACTTTCTCAGCATATAGCAAAATATGGTACTGGCTGGCATCTCAAATAAAGCCAGAAATTCTCAAAACTTTCTTGGCTACATATCCTGGAATGTAAGCTTGTTAAATCTACTTGGTATTGATACCATGAGCACTGTTTACTTGTCTCTTGGCTAACCAATCTACTAGATAAGGGAAGCACTATGAGTCCCATTTTAAAGATTAAAGCAGCACTACAAGCACCATGCTAAAGCAACATAACCTTTTGTCTACCCACAACTATCTAAAATTTCCCTGATGTTTCAGATGAGGAGTCAGGATGGAGGAACTAGAAGTGTTCCTCTATTCAGCTATGCTGATTTTGCCCTCTGGCCAGAAATCATTTGGATAAATGTAATTTGCAATATTAAAACTATGACATGCTACTAATTACATTTAAActtcatagtaataataataataataataataataataataataataataataatatgctttatttttataccgcttttccgaggtgatcaaagtggttcacagaatcatttaaaacttacacatcataaaaacaacctcacaaaaaccaataaaaattgaacaacatgcaataaagacaagcaagatggtagtcaggaggagggcttgtcttcttagcaggcagaggcctgttgttgctggcctgcttctccccccctcaagatggtggtcgggaggagggcttgtcttcttataTTATTGGGCATATTAAAAATCAGATTCCGTAATGATGCTAAACAAGTGAAATGCTAAATGCTAATAgcagcccatattttactagttAAATATTGGCAACGTTCACGTTACTATCAATgaagcaacaaaaaacaaaatgcatggtCCTATATGCTTATGAATAAAATATCTAATTAAAAGGTACTGTGAGACATTTGTTGAGATTTTGCTCAGATGTTTGgtaaaatagttttatttcttaATTACTGCAGTACACTCTGGTTGGATGCTAATGTAACTTTGGATATGTTGTCTTGGAAATAAGTGTATTATTATTCAACATAAGTgttgttaaataaaaataaataaaaagaatgtaGCTCATCCATGCATTTATTTCAGTAGTCCTAGGACTATCACCTTATTTCAGCTTTGGTTCCTGATCTTTAAAATGGGATTAACACAAAGCTAACGCAAATGCAGAGGCAGATAGGGTTATTTTGGGGGGAGAGGTTATTACATTGTTACTCATTTCTACCACATTTCTTTAGTATATAAAGTGATTTCTACCATTTTCAGCTTATTTTAAACTCATCCTTGTATATTATATTAAGTGACCCACAGCCACCATAGTAACACTTATTTCTGTGATGGTGACCAGACTTGAATGTCTTATAGAAAATCTAGCCAGAGTAGTCCATTCTGCCACAGGCTAAGTGTTGCCAAGTAATCTGCACAATGTACCTGCCAAGATTTGTGTATATATGCTCCGctcttgctctgtgtgtgtgtgagagagtgagcaAATGATCTATATTGCCCACAAtattcaatctctctctctctctctctctctttctgtcttctccTGTTGGCACTTTCTAAATCTCAGAAAGCTCAGCCCCAGACCCTGCCATCTTGCAGTCTGAATCCAGCCCTCTGTAATCACCCAGGTGTTCTCATAACAGCCTTGATCTTGAAATCTTCCCTGCATTGTGAGTTTGCATATCTGAgctaaatatttctctttttaaaaatccactatGCTGTATTAGGCAGTTATTGTGCTATACATTTACTGTCTATAATAATATTTGTTATTTCCCAGTGCAATTATGAGGTACAGCTTGATTCTCATATGCTGGACAAATTTTCCCTTCAGATGTCACTGTGTGGATGTGGGTTACTGTGTTCAATCTAAGACACACTACTTGTGGCTGATAATGTTCACCAAGCAACACAAACATCAAAAAACACTGTGTACAGAAGCTGCACATAGCAGTCTTCATTCTCTCTTATACATTTCCACCTGATAGTTTGGGTAGAATACCAGTTAGAGTTATTGAGCACAGAATATTAAGAACATGTATACGTTCATACATATGCTTTGACATCACAGTTGGTACTATAAaccattttctatttttatcaGCAAAGATTCTGGGAAACAGAATCCTTCTGGTGTGGGTGTACAGGACTTATGCTTCAGTAACTATAACAACCAGAATGAAATGAACAGTAACTATTACAGAGACACCATCCACATTAACAGAACTAAGCAACAACCAGATGCTGGCTAATAATGTTCACCAAACAATACTAACACCTAACAACACTATATACAGAAGCTGCACATAGAAGTCCTCATTCTGACTTACAGATTTGCAGCTCATGGTTTGGGATGCATCATAGATTATGAGTAGAATACCAGTTAGAGGTATTGAGAACAGAGTGATTAAATGGAATAGTCAGTGCCTCCAGACAACAAGACAAGGCTATAGCACACCTAAAGAAGGCAATTGTAAGGGCTCCATTGAAACAGCCTTCCTAGAATCACTCTGGAATGGAACATTATTGGCCAGTGTCCAACATACCATTTTTGTGCAAGGTATTGGAATATGTGATGGCTTCTTTTATTCCAGACATTTCATGATGAAATGAATTTTCTTAATCCATTTCAATCCTTTTTCAGGTTTGGTTATGTTACAGTGGTGATTCCCGAAATGGGTGGTACACCCCCCACGGGGTGTTGGAAAGATCCAGAGGAtggtgagggggaaagggagcTGCGGGGTATGtgtcttcagtcaaagtattggtgtccAAGagagacaaggggaaccagcaacctttaggaccatggtggggatgaagtTTGTATGAAAACTTTTCAGGGTTCCTTAAAACGACAATGTAGTGTGCTGGTGTCTCCCATTCTTCACCCGCCCTCATGACTCCCTCCCTGTATCTTTCACTGGTGATGGCAAGGGCAGTTGGGAAATTCATGTGAGGCTTTGGAGCAGGATATCACTTCTATAGCTTggaaatgaatggtgtgtgctgctgcgccgccgcactcaagccccattataatggtggcacttagtctggacccccccaccTTCCTAAagtcctagctacgtccctgcctgcaTAGACATACAGAGAGCCTGCTCATTTCCCatataaatatcctgagattccaaGATTTAAGAATGCTTAAGTAGAATATTGATGTTAATTTAGATGGCTAACCACTATCATGAATTGGACACTCAGGTGGCCAGAAGGtaacagttagggttgccataagtcaggacctccaaactgggacaaatgtaggacaaatgtaggacaaaattttcaaatggaggacacattttgaaaaaatggaggatgctcaaaaattgatggttttttaatttttttttcatataaatgcatgtttcttaggcatgataaaaatggaggacatttgacattattcctagacagatggcagaaatgtgcttccctttctggccaaaaaccagaagaggaggaagagtggaagaagcagaggaggaggaagcggagaagaagaaaaggaggaagaagaggaggaggaggaggggtaaaggaggaggaggaaaaagaggaagtagaggaagaaaaaggggaggaagaggggaaggatgaggcggagaagaagaggtggagaagaagaggaggaggaagaacaggaaaaagaggaggaagaagaggaggaggagaggacacagaagaagaggaggaggagaaagaagaagaaagcctctttcccctgccttcaagcctccctggccggcggaggaagctTCAAGGCAGGCAGAAAAGGGTCTCCCCGAGGCGAGACCCTTCGTCCCTGCCTTAAAGCCTCCATGGCCGGCGGGGAAAGCggcaagggaggggaaaagggcctTGCCGAGACCCTTTCCCCTGGCCCTCCCAGGCCACCTCCCTGGCCGgcagaggaggccaagcagggaacgagccttgctgaggcgaggctcttttccctgcctggcgtcggtggggtggggggttgggggtcctgggggcggggccaaaccggggtgggactgtgtggccacaccccaaaccaggaaagtcccgcccccaggtgggatatggcaagcctagtaaCAGTGGAACACCAGACAGAATCCAGAGGGGATGACAAATAGCTAGGGCCCTCAGTCTCTTAGTCTAAGAGAAAAGGTAGGGAACCACACCTGTTTCATCCTGCCACAATAGATATCAGGCCTGCTCTTCGCTGTCAGACTACTTTTAATTAGAAGGAGGGATAACACAAAGCAAGCAGTGGACCTGTAGAGCTGGATGTGCTGGGATGGTCAAATGTCTACTTTAACCTCCACTTCCTAGGCTTGAGCCTACACTCCTATCTACAAATTCTACCTGACATGAATCTCCGGGGAAAAAAGTTTTTCTTTATGGTGGCTGTTGACAGTCCTATATGTGttaggcagggatgtagccaagggggggggggttcttggggtccggacccccccttccattagaaaaatgaatggtgtgtgctgctgcgccgctgcacccaagccccattataatggtggcccttagtctggaccccccccccttcctaaaatcctaggtaCATCCCTGTGTTAgggagaggagtgtgtgtgttggTAGGGGGTGGGGAGGTCTTGTAGTTTGGAAGGTAAGGACATTCCTTGCCATCACTTTGCCAACAGTATACAGCTCTTTGTGTTGTATTCAGGTACCAAACAAGATTTCCACTAAAGAATTTAGAAGCCCAGCTACCACTTATAAAATATCCTGCTTGTGTATCCATGTGGAAGCAAAGGGAATGCTTAACCCATTTCCTTGAGGGTCAGTTTTCCAATCATAATAATTCTCTCAATGCTTCTTTGCCtcttcccagacatgtcctatatttcaaccttctgtccaggaggaatttcaaaatgtcctccattttgaacatgttaGACACCTGGTgttcatattttttaaatacacCCCCAAGAGAAAACCACAGATGGGAGTTCATTAAAAAAATGGTTGAGTGCATAATAAATTACAGTAAACCAACCTTATGAagcaaatttatatttatattagtgttttgagtttttattttggaatgtcctacattccttgccttgccctcctttgcagctgTGATACTtgatcactttggtgggaagaagaTTCATTAAGTTCCAGTGGTCTATTGCTGGAAGTATTGAGAATTAcgttactgtatttttaaaaagcaaaacattttatgAGCATTCACGGCAATTATTTCTTTGATTGTTCCTCACAGGAATGCAAAAAGCTTTCTGTCTTTGGCATGCATCTTTGGTATGTATACCCATTTGAGTGTGTAGAAAGTGAAGCAAGCTTGAATAATAATCTGAAACAGGAATGGAGTGACAGGTGCTTGCTGACACTTTCCCTTGCTAAATGCTACCTCTGttttcaaagtcagaaacaaGAAGAATCTTTAATGACCTGGAAGCACCAAATTGTTTAAGTGCGGATGAGAACTTGCTGCTTTATTCTTACCAGAAGAGAACAGAATTATTCCCTTTTGCATTCATTTCACACAGTCAGTTTGAAATTGTTGTGCTGTGTATTCACCAGATATAAACAGAAGGAACAAGATGACATTGGCTTCCTGCTTTGCTGGGTTTCCAGTTCCATTCCATTAACTCAAGGGCTGGATGAGGGTTCCATGCCTCATTGCTTCTAATTCCAGTAATAGGTGCAATACATCAGTTTCTG
Encoded proteins:
- the LOC121929711 gene encoding uncharacterized protein LOC121929711 isoform X4, coding for MQKGIILFSSGKNKAASSHPHLNNLVLPGELESDLSLFWHLQTLTSLSLYLQTPENSCQRIQSNTTYCICSLLSDETLCVDLRTQHGVLGGQPSQEEPFRKPAGLPDKAIVEWRDT
- the LOC121929711 gene encoding uncharacterized protein LOC121929711 isoform X3; protein product: MQKGIILFSSGKNKAASSHPHLNNLVLPGELESDLSLFWHLQTLTSLSLYLQTPENSCQRIQSNTTYYAVCSVMRHCVLICGHSMVFWVASQARRSHFGSQRGCQIRPSLSGEILKKGDLLHLIAT